The Rhodobacter sp. CZR27 genome includes a window with the following:
- the queG gene encoding tRNA epoxyqueuosine(34) reductase QueG, translated as MTLQDPAATKAALHARAIEEGFSVMGICAPDAVPEAAGRLRAFLEAGRHGQMGWMAEREGWRGSAAALWPEARSVVMLAEVYTPDTDLRAVLAQRDRAAISVYAQGKDYHDLVKRRLKRLGRWLVAETGAGIKVFVDTAPVMEKPLAQAAGLGWQGKHTNLLSRDLGNWFFLGAIFTTLDLPKDEPARENCGSCRACLDACPTAAFPAPFQLDARRCISYLTIEHRGPVAEDLRPLLGNRIYGCDDCLAACPWNKFAVAAREIGYAAKVGAPPLEELARLDDAAFRERFAGSPIKRIGRDRFVRNVLYAIGNSGEARLRHVAEALAADPDEAVADAARWAAARLA; from the coding sequence ATGACACTGCAGGATCCTGCCGCAACGAAGGCCGCGCTGCACGCTCGCGCGATCGAGGAAGGTTTCTCGGTCATGGGCATCTGCGCGCCGGATGCCGTGCCCGAGGCCGCAGGCCGGCTGCGCGCCTTTCTGGAAGCCGGCCGGCATGGCCAGATGGGCTGGATGGCCGAGCGCGAGGGCTGGCGCGGCTCGGCCGCGGCTCTGTGGCCCGAGGCGCGGTCAGTCGTGATGCTGGCCGAGGTCTATACGCCCGACACCGATCTGCGTGCCGTCCTCGCCCAGCGGGACCGCGCCGCGATCAGCGTCTATGCGCAGGGCAAGGATTACCACGACCTGGTGAAGCGGCGGCTGAAACGGCTCGGGCGCTGGCTGGTGGCCGAGACGGGGGCCGGGATCAAGGTCTTCGTGGACACCGCCCCGGTGATGGAGAAGCCCTTGGCGCAGGCGGCGGGGCTTGGCTGGCAGGGCAAGCACACCAACCTGCTCAGCCGGGATCTGGGCAACTGGTTCTTCCTTGGCGCGATCTTCACCACGCTGGACCTGCCGAAGGATGAACCGGCGCGCGAGAACTGCGGCTCGTGCCGGGCCTGTCTCGACGCCTGCCCGACGGCGGCCTTTCCGGCGCCCTTCCAGCTCGACGCCCGGCGCTGCATCTCATACCTGACCATCGAGCATCGCGGGCCGGTGGCCGAGGATCTGCGCCCGCTGCTGGGCAACCGGATCTATGGCTGCGACGATTGCCTCGCCGCCTGCCCGTGGAACAAGTTCGCCGTTGCGGCGCGCGAGATCGGCTATGCCGCCAAGGTGGGGGCGCCGCCGCTTGAGGAGCTGGCAAGGCTGGACGATGCTGCCTTCCGGGAGCGGTTCGCCGGCAGCCCGATCAAGCGGATCGGTCGTGATCGCTTCGTGCGCAACGTGCTCTATGCGATCGGCAATTCCGGCGAGGCTCGGCTGCGGCACGTGGCCGAGGCGCTGGCTGCGGATCCCGACGAGGCCGTGGCCGACGCGGCGCGCTGGGCCGCGGCACGGCTGGCCTGA
- a CDS encoding glutathione S-transferase family protein: MNRLYHVPLSPFCRKVRLTLAEKKIEVELVEERYWEPSPDFLRRNPAGKVPVLRLEGKVLSESQAICEYIEDVFPQPPLMPRDSDGRFEVRRLCSWFDDKFHDEVTSKLLYERVNKKLMAQGYPDSKNVKFGSNRIKYHLDYMAWLLDQRRWLAGDVMTLADFTAAAHLSCLDYISDVDWNRHAVVKDWYAKIKSRPAFRTLLADQVPGFPQPAHYADLDF; the protein is encoded by the coding sequence ATGAACCGCCTCTATCACGTTCCGCTTTCCCCGTTCTGCCGCAAGGTCCGCCTGACGCTTGCCGAGAAGAAGATCGAGGTGGAACTGGTCGAGGAACGCTACTGGGAGCCGTCGCCCGACTTCCTGCGCCGCAACCCGGCCGGCAAGGTCCCGGTGCTGCGTCTGGAAGGCAAGGTCCTGTCCGAGAGTCAGGCGATCTGCGAATACATCGAGGACGTCTTCCCGCAGCCGCCGCTGATGCCGCGCGACAGCGACGGGCGGTTCGAGGTGCGCAGGCTCTGCTCGTGGTTCGATGACAAGTTCCACGACGAGGTGACCTCGAAGCTGCTCTACGAGCGGGTGAACAAGAAGCTGATGGCGCAGGGCTACCCGGATTCGAAGAACGTCAAGTTCGGCTCGAACCGGATCAAGTATCACCTCGACTACATGGCATGGCTGCTGGATCAGCGGCGCTGGCTGGCGGGCGACGTGATGACGCTGGCCGACTTCACCGCGGCGGCGCATCTCTCGTGCCTCGACTACATATCGGACGTGGACTGGAACCGGCATGCGGTGGTCAAGGACTGGTATGCCAAGATCAAGTCGCGCCCGGCGTTCCGGACCCTGCTGGCCGATCAGGTGCCGGGCTTCCCGCAACCCGCCCATTACGCCGATCTGGATTTCTAG
- the mtgA gene encoding monofunctional biosynthetic peptidoglycan transglycosylase, with protein sequence MTARKTSRRKAAAPPPEPEAPPRPLRLALVRRWLITAVGWVAVSGVLVVFLFGLVNPPTTPYMLGESIRLGSVEQEWADWDEIAPVMARSVVAAEDANFCLHWGFDMAAIRAAIDEGGNRGASTISQQVTKNVFLWHGRSWARKALEAVLTPLVELIWTKRRILEVYLNVAEFDEGVFGVRAAADHYFGVEPAKLTPLQAARLAAVLPDPKTRSASNPGPVVRRRTGAIMDGASTIRADGRAGCFE encoded by the coding sequence ATGACCGCACGCAAGACTTCCCGCCGCAAGGCCGCAGCGCCTCCGCCCGAGCCGGAGGCGCCGCCGCGCCCTCTCCGTCTGGCGCTCGTGCGCCGGTGGCTGATCACTGCCGTCGGCTGGGTCGCGGTCTCCGGCGTGCTTGTCGTGTTCCTCTTCGGCCTCGTGAACCCGCCCACCACGCCCTACATGCTTGGCGAGAGCATCCGGCTCGGCAGCGTCGAGCAGGAATGGGCCGACTGGGACGAGATCGCCCCGGTCATGGCGCGCTCGGTCGTGGCGGCCGAGGACGCCAATTTCTGCCTGCACTGGGGCTTCGACATGGCGGCGATCCGCGCAGCCATCGACGAAGGCGGCAACCGCGGCGCCTCGACCATCTCGCAGCAGGTCACCAAGAACGTCTTCCTGTGGCATGGCCGAAGCTGGGCGCGCAAGGCGCTCGAAGCGGTGCTGACGCCGCTGGTCGAACTGATCTGGACCAAGCGGCGCATCCTCGAAGTCTATCTTAACGTCGCCGAATTCGACGAGGGCGTGTTCGGCGTCCGCGCGGCGGCGGACCACTATTTCGGCGTCGAGCCGGCGAAACTGACGCCGCTTCAGGCGGCGCGGCTGGCGGCGGTGCTGCCCGATCCGAAGACCCGCTCGGCGTCGAACCCGGGTCCGGTGGTGCGCAGGCGCACCGGTGCTATCATGGACGGCGCCAGCACCATCCGCGCCGACGGGCGCGCCGGCTGCTTCGAATAG
- the gltB gene encoding glutamate synthase large subunit, which translates to MTTYDEAWVKAEEAKRTWLAENGLYKADDEHASCGVGLVVSISGKPSRKVVENGIAALKAVWHRGAVDADGKTGDGAGIHVQIPVKFFYDQIRRTGHEPDMHKLVAVGQVFLPRTDFQAQERCRTIVETEVLRMGHYIYGWRHVPVDTSVLGEKANATRPEIEQILIRCEKDIDEEQFERELYIIRRRIEKAAQAASIQGVYLCSLSCRSIIYKGMMLAEQVATFYPDLQDERFESAFAIYHQRYSTNTFPQWWLAQPFRMLAHNGEINTLKGNINWMKSHEIRMASSAFGDAAEDIKPIIPQGSSDSGALDAVFEVMVRSGRSAPMVKTMMVPEAWSKTTTDMPKAWADMYAYCNAVMEPWDGPAALAMTDGRWVCGGLDRNGLRPMRYVVTGDGLLIAGSEAGMVPVDEMSVREKGALGPGQLIAVDMAEGKLYRDAELKNTLASSQPFGEWIEKVVDLNAILKDVPEQRMFDAKELRLRQIAAGFTVEEIEQVLVPMAEDGKEMIASMGDDTPPAVLSSVYRPLSHFFRQNFSQVTNPPIDSLRESRVMSLKTRFGNLKNVLEEHSSQTEILILESPFIANSEFDAMLQQFGADVATIDCTFPAGHHHDALRLGLERIRAEAEDAVRSGAAHLVLTDQNQGPDAVPMPMILATSAVHSWLTGKGLRTFTSINVRSAECIDPHYFAVLIGCGATTVNAYLAQDTIADRIERGLLDGNLNDAMRRYRDAINAGLLKIMSKMGISVISSYRGGLNFEAVGLSRAMVAEYFPGMHSRISGIGTSGIQHKLEQIHAKGWLGGSDVLPIGGFYKARRSGEKHAWEASTMHMLQQACDRASYDLWKQFSAAMRANPPIHIRDLLDIKPLGRPVPIEEVESITSIRKRFVTPGMSLGALSPEAHKTLNIAMNRIGAKSDSGEGGEDPAHFLPEPNGDNPSAKIKQVASGRFGVTAEYLNACEELEIKVAQGAKPGEGGQLPGMKVTELIARLRHSTPGVTLISPPPHHDIYSIEDLAQLIYDLKQINPRAKVTVKLVAASGVGTIAAGVAKAKADVILISGHNGGTGASPGTSIKYAGLPWEMGLTEAHQVLAMNNLRERVTLRTDGGLRTGRDIVMAAMMGAEEYGIGTAALIAMGCIMVRQCQSNTCPVGVCTQDKKLREKFTGSADKVVNLITFYAQEVREILASIGARSMDEIIGRADLLNQVSRGAAHLDDLDLNPLLISVDGANRITYDRSKPRNAVPDTLDAEIVKDGARFFEDGEKMQLSYAVRNTHRTIGTRASSHIVRKYGMRNNLQPDHLTVKLTGSCGQSLGAFATKGLKIEVAGDANDYVGKGLSGGTIVVHPMMESPLVAADNTIIGNTVLYGATDGYLFAAGRAGERFAVRNSGAKVVVEGCGSNGCEYMTGGVAVILGRIGANFGAGMTGGMAYLYDPKGVAEDFINLETLVTCAVSHPHWKAQLKDLIERHVKETGSRHAARILADWEAERRNFLQVCPKEMLVHLPHPLSDEPQAVPAE; encoded by the coding sequence ATGACGACCTACGATGAAGCCTGGGTGAAAGCCGAAGAGGCGAAGCGGACCTGGCTGGCGGAGAACGGGCTTTACAAGGCCGATGACGAGCATGCCTCCTGCGGAGTGGGTCTCGTCGTCTCGATCTCGGGCAAGCCGTCGCGCAAGGTGGTCGAGAACGGCATCGCCGCGCTCAAGGCCGTGTGGCACCGTGGTGCGGTGGACGCCGACGGCAAGACCGGCGACGGCGCGGGCATCCACGTCCAGATCCCGGTCAAGTTCTTCTACGACCAGATCCGCCGCACCGGGCACGAGCCCGACATGCACAAGCTGGTTGCCGTCGGGCAGGTCTTCCTGCCGCGGACGGACTTCCAGGCTCAGGAGCGTTGCCGGACCATCGTGGAGACCGAGGTCCTGCGCATGGGCCACTACATCTACGGCTGGCGTCACGTTCCGGTGGACACCTCGGTCCTCGGCGAGAAGGCCAACGCGACGCGGCCGGAGATCGAGCAGATCCTGATCCGCTGCGAGAAGGACATCGACGAGGAACAGTTCGAGCGCGAGCTTTACATCATCCGCCGCCGGATCGAGAAGGCGGCGCAGGCGGCCTCGATCCAGGGCGTCTATCTGTGTTCGCTGTCGTGCCGGTCGATCATCTACAAGGGGATGATGCTGGCCGAGCAGGTCGCGACCTTCTACCCCGACCTGCAGGACGAGCGGTTTGAAAGCGCCTTCGCGATCTACCACCAGCGCTATTCGACCAACACCTTCCCGCAGTGGTGGCTGGCGCAGCCGTTCCGCATGCTCGCCCACAACGGCGAGATCAACACGCTGAAGGGCAACATCAACTGGATGAAGAGCCACGAGATCCGCATGGCCTCCTCGGCCTTCGGTGACGCGGCCGAGGACATCAAGCCGATCATCCCGCAGGGTTCGTCGGACTCCGGCGCCCTCGATGCGGTGTTCGAGGTCATGGTGCGTTCGGGCCGGTCGGCGCCGATGGTCAAGACCATGATGGTGCCCGAAGCCTGGTCCAAGACCACGACCGACATGCCGAAGGCATGGGCGGACATGTATGCTTATTGCAACGCGGTGATGGAGCCGTGGGACGGCCCGGCTGCGCTTGCGATGACCGACGGCCGCTGGGTCTGCGGCGGGCTCGACCGCAACGGCCTGCGCCCGATGCGCTATGTCGTGACCGGCGACGGCCTGCTGATCGCTGGCTCGGAAGCCGGCATGGTGCCGGTGGACGAGATGAGCGTGCGCGAAAAGGGCGCGCTGGGGCCGGGGCAGCTGATCGCCGTCGACATGGCCGAGGGCAAGCTTTACCGCGACGCGGAACTGAAGAACACGCTGGCCTCCTCGCAGCCCTTCGGCGAGTGGATCGAGAAGGTCGTGGACCTGAACGCGATCCTGAAGGACGTGCCCGAGCAGCGCATGTTCGACGCGAAGGAACTGCGCCTGCGCCAGATCGCGGCGGGCTTCACCGTCGAGGAGATCGAGCAGGTCCTCGTGCCGATGGCCGAGGACGGCAAGGAGATGATCGCCTCGATGGGCGACGACACGCCGCCCGCGGTGCTCTCGTCGGTCTATCGGCCGCTTTCGCACTTCTTCCGGCAGAACTTCAGCCAGGTCACCAACCCGCCCATCGACAGCTTGCGTGAAAGCCGGGTGATGAGCCTCAAGACCCGGTTCGGCAACCTGAAGAACGTGCTCGAGGAGCATTCCAGCCAGACCGAGATCCTGATCCTCGAAAGTCCGTTCATCGCGAACTCGGAATTCGACGCGATGCTCCAGCAGTTCGGGGCGGATGTGGCGACCATCGACTGCACCTTCCCGGCCGGCCATCACCACGACGCGCTGCGCCTGGGGCTGGAGCGTATCCGCGCCGAGGCCGAGGATGCCGTGCGCTCGGGTGCCGCGCACCTCGTGCTGACCGACCAGAACCAGGGCCCGGATGCGGTGCCGATGCCGATGATCCTCGCGACCTCGGCGGTGCATTCGTGGCTGACCGGCAAGGGCCTGCGCACCTTCACCTCGATCAACGTGCGCTCGGCCGAGTGCATCGACCCGCATTACTTCGCGGTGCTGATCGGCTGTGGCGCCACCACGGTGAACGCCTACCTCGCGCAGGACACCATCGCCGACCGGATCGAGCGCGGCCTGCTGGACGGCAACCTCAACGACGCCATGCGCCGCTATCGCGATGCGATCAACGCGGGGCTGCTGAAGATCATGTCGAAGATGGGGATCTCGGTGATCTCCTCTTATCGCGGCGGCCTGAACTTCGAGGCCGTCGGTCTTTCGCGCGCCATGGTGGCCGAGTACTTCCCCGGCATGCACAGCCGGATCTCGGGCATCGGCACCTCGGGCATCCAGCACAAGCTGGAGCAGATCCACGCCAAGGGCTGGCTCGGCGGTTCGGATGTGCTGCCGATCGGCGGCTTCTACAAGGCGCGGCGCTCGGGCGAAAAGCATGCCTGGGAAGCCTCGACCATGCACATGCTGCAGCAGGCCTGCGACCGGGCGAGCTATGACCTCTGGAAGCAGTTCTCGGCCGCGATGCGGGCGAACCCGCCGATCCACATCCGCGACCTGCTGGACATCAAGCCTCTCGGTCGGCCGGTGCCGATCGAGGAGGTCGAGTCGATCACCTCGATCCGCAAGCGGTTCGTGACGCCGGGCATGTCGCTGGGCGCGCTTTCGCCCGAGGCGCACAAGACGCTGAACATCGCGATGAACCGGATCGGCGCGAAATCCGACTCAGGGGAAGGCGGCGAGGACCCGGCGCACTTCCTGCCGGAGCCGAACGGCGACAACCCCTCGGCCAAGATCAAGCAGGTCGCCTCAGGCCGCTTCGGCGTGACCGCCGAATACCTGAACGCCTGCGAGGAACTCGAGATCAAGGTCGCGCAGGGCGCGAAACCGGGCGAGGGCGGCCAGCTTCCGGGCATGAAGGTGACCGAGCTGATCGCGCGGCTCCGCCACTCGACGCCGGGCGTGACGCTGATCTCGCCGCCGCCGCACCACGACATCTATTCGATCGAAGACCTCGCGCAGCTGATCTACGACCTGAAGCAGATCAACCCGCGCGCCAAGGTCACGGTGAAGCTGGTGGCGGCGTCGGGCGTCGGCACCATCGCGGCGGGCGTGGCCAAGGCCAAGGCCGACGTGATCCTGATCTCGGGCCACAACGGCGGCACCGGGGCCTCTCCGGGCACCTCGATCAAATACGCGGGCCTGCCGTGGGAGATGGGCCTGACCGAGGCGCATCAGGTTCTGGCGATGAACAACCTGCGCGAGCGGGTGACGCTGCGGACCGACGGCGGTCTTCGGACGGGGCGTGACATCGTCATGGCGGCGATGATGGGGGCCGAGGAATACGGCATCGGCACCGCCGCGCTGATCGCGATGGGCTGCATCATGGTCCGCCAGTGCCAGTCGAACACCTGCCCGGTGGGCGTCTGCACCCAGGACAAGAAGCTGCGCGAGAAGTTCACGGGGAGCGCGGACAAGGTGGTGAACCTGATCACCTTCTACGCCCAGGAAGTGCGCGAGATCCTCGCCTCGATCGGCGCGCGCTCGATGGACGAGATCATCGGCCGGGCCGACCTGCTGAACCAGGTCAGCCGCGGGGCGGCGCATCTCGACGACCTCGACCTCAACCCGCTGCTGATCTCGGTCGACGGTGCGAACCGCATCACCTACGACCGCTCGAAGCCGCGCAATGCGGTGCCGGACACGCTCGACGCCGAGATCGTGAAGGACGGCGCGCGCTTCTTCGAGGACGGCGAGAAGATGCAGCTCAGCTACGCCGTGCGGAACACCCACCGCACCATCGGCACGCGGGCGTCCTCGCATATCGTGCGCAAGTACGGGATGCGGAACAACCTGCAGCCCGACCACCTGACGGTGAAGCTGACCGGCTCGTGCGGCCAGTCGCTGGGGGCGTTCGCGACCAAGGGGCTGAAGATCGAGGTGGCGGGCGACGCCAACGACTACGTGGGCAAGGGCCTGTCGGGCGGCACCATCGTCGTCCATCCGATGATGGAAAGCCCGCTGGTTGCGGCTGACAACACCATCATCGGCAACACCGTGCTCTACGGCGCGACCGACGGCTACCTGTTCGCCGCCGGCCGCGCGGGCGAGCGCTTCGCGGTGCGGAACTCGGGCGCCAAGGTGGTGGTCGAGGGCTGCGGTTCGAACGGCTGCGAATACATGACCGGCGGCGTTGCGGTCATCCTTGGTCGGATCGGCGCGAACTTCGGCGCGGGCATGACGGGCGGCATGGCCTATCTCTACGACCCGAAGGGCGTGGCCGAGGACTTCATCAACCTCGAGACGCTGGTGACCTGCGCCGTCAGCCACCCGCACTGGAAGGCGCAGCTGAAGGACCTGATCGAGCGCCACGTGAAGGAGACCGGCAGCCGCCACGCCGCCCGCATCCTCGCCGACTGGGAGGCAGAGCGCCGCAACTTCCTGCAGGTCTGCCCGAAGGAGATGCTGGTGCACCTGCCGCATCCGCTGTCGGACGAGCCGCAGGCGGTTCCGGCGGAATGA
- a CDS encoding GFA family protein: protein MSPDRTGHCLCGAVRLCVSEPSHELGACHCEMCRRWTGSAFLTLAVPEAAMRVDGAEHVRHYASSGWAERCFCDTCGSTLWYRLTAPGMPRDYYMAAGLLDDLSGMRLAHEIFIDRKPEAFAFAGPTHQMTEAEFLAQLPASPEE, encoded by the coding sequence ATGAGCCCTGACCGGACCGGACATTGCCTTTGCGGCGCCGTGCGCCTTTGCGTGAGCGAGCCGAGCCACGAGCTTGGCGCCTGCCACTGCGAGATGTGCCGGCGCTGGACCGGATCGGCCTTCCTGACGCTCGCGGTGCCCGAAGCGGCGATGCGCGTCGACGGGGCCGAGCACGTCCGGCACTACGCCTCGTCCGGCTGGGCCGAGCGCTGCTTCTGCGACACCTGCGGCTCGACGCTCTGGTATCGCCTGACGGCGCCCGGGATGCCGCGCGATTATTACATGGCGGCGGGACTGCTGGACGACCTGTCCGGGATGCGCCTTGCCCACGAGATATTCATCGACCGGAAGCCCGAGGCCTTCGCCTTCGCCGGTCCGACCCACCAGATGACGGAAGCCGAGTTCCTTGCGCAGCTTCCAGCCAGCCCAGAGGAGTGA
- a CDS encoding NAD(P)-dependent oxidoreductase has translation MAKERMLQFVSTTRETPEKRPANLRAQDFHEIYREFADAKAAEQSSRCSQCGVPFCQSHCPLHNNIPDWLRLTATGRLQEAYELSQATNTFPEICGRICPQDRLCEGNCVIEQSGHGTVTIGAIEKYITDTAWENGWVTPGRPTIERAESVGIIGAGPGGLAAADALRRRGLQVTVYDRYDRAGGLLTYGIPGFKLEKDVVLRRVEQLEQAGVQFVMNCNVGVDISFDAIRGQHDAVLIATGVYKQREISAPGVGAGGVVQALDYLTASNRRGFGDEIDEAAGLDAKGKRVVVIGGGDTAMDCVRTAIRQGAQSVKCLYRRDRANMPGSQREVANAEEEGVEFVWLAAPRGFTGTGSVEGVMVQKMRLGEPDASGRQMPEVIEGADYVEPAELAIMALGFEPEDLPTLWGVPELAVTRWGTIKADFRTHATSLPGVYAAGDIVRGASLVVWAIRDGREAADAILDYLAQPAVAAAE, from the coding sequence ATGGCAAAAGAACGGATGCTCCAGTTCGTCAGCACGACGAGGGAGACACCCGAGAAACGTCCCGCCAACCTCCGGGCGCAGGACTTCCATGAGATCTATCGCGAATTCGCCGATGCCAAGGCCGCCGAGCAGTCGAGCCGCTGCAGCCAGTGCGGCGTGCCGTTCTGCCAGAGCCACTGCCCGCTGCACAACAACATCCCCGACTGGCTGCGCCTGACCGCGACGGGCCGGTTGCAGGAAGCCTACGAGCTCAGCCAGGCCACCAACACCTTCCCCGAGATCTGCGGCCGCATCTGCCCTCAGGATCGGCTGTGCGAAGGCAACTGCGTCATTGAGCAATCGGGGCACGGCACCGTCACCATCGGTGCGATCGAGAAATACATCACCGACACGGCATGGGAAAACGGTTGGGTCACGCCCGGTCGCCCGACGATCGAGCGTGCCGAATCCGTCGGCATCATCGGCGCGGGCCCGGGCGGCCTCGCCGCCGCCGATGCGCTGCGCCGCCGCGGCCTGCAGGTCACGGTCTATGACCGCTACGACCGCGCGGGCGGCCTGCTGACCTACGGCATCCCGGGCTTCAAGCTGGAAAAGGACGTCGTCCTGCGCCGGGTCGAGCAACTGGAACAGGCCGGCGTGCAGTTCGTGATGAACTGCAATGTCGGGGTGGACATCTCGTTCGACGCGATCCGCGGCCAGCATGACGCCGTTCTGATCGCCACGGGTGTCTACAAGCAGCGCGAGATCTCGGCTCCGGGCGTGGGGGCGGGCGGCGTCGTGCAGGCGCTCGACTACCTGACCGCCTCGAACCGCCGCGGCTTCGGCGACGAGATCGACGAGGCGGCCGGGCTCGATGCAAAGGGCAAGCGCGTGGTGGTCATCGGCGGCGGCGACACGGCGATGGACTGCGTCCGCACCGCGATCCGGCAGGGCGCGCAGAGCGTGAAGTGCCTCTATCGCCGCGACCGGGCGAACATGCCCGGCTCGCAGCGCGAGGTGGCGAATGCCGAGGAGGAAGGCGTCGAGTTCGTCTGGCTTGCCGCGCCGCGCGGCTTCACCGGCACGGGCAGCGTCGAGGGCGTGATGGTGCAGAAGATGCGCCTGGGCGAGCCGGATGCGTCGGGCCGCCAGATGCCCGAGGTGATCGAGGGCGCCGACTATGTCGAGCCGGCGGAACTTGCGATCATGGCGCTGGGCTTCGAGCCCGAGGATCTTCCGACGCTCTGGGGTGTTCCGGAGCTTGCGGTGACGCGCTGGGGCACGATCAAGGCGGACTTCCGCACCCATGCGACCAGCCTTCCCGGCGTCTATGCCGCGGGCGACATCGTGCGGGGCGCGAGCCTTGTCGTCTGGGCGATCCGCGACGGCCGCGAGGCCGCCGATGCGATCCTCGACTATCTGGCGCAGCCGGCCGTCGCGGCGGCGGAGTAA
- a CDS encoding undecaprenyl-diphosphate phosphatase, with the protein MVEPTTLVALFLGLLEGLTEFIPVSSTGHLLLAGHFLGFHSAGRTFEVVIQLGAVLAVLTVYAGRLFSVVRAAPRDPLAFRFLVAVLLAFLPAVVVGVLAHGFIKTVLFETPILIAVMLVVGGIILLFADRMAPAPRYNDVMELPLNVALKIGLFQCLAMIPGVSRSGSTIVGALLLGTGKRAAAEFSFFLSMPTMAGAFAYDLYKNRDVLDPGALGEIAVGFAAAFISGVVVVRWVLGYVSRHGYALFGWWRIIVGSLALAALTAGWAGVR; encoded by the coding sequence ATGGTGGAACCGACAACTTTGGTCGCCCTGTTTCTGGGGCTGCTGGAAGGGCTGACCGAGTTCATTCCGGTCTCCTCGACCGGGCACCTGCTGCTTGCCGGCCATTTCCTCGGCTTCCACAGCGCGGGACGGACCTTCGAGGTGGTGATCCAGCTTGGCGCGGTTCTCGCGGTGCTGACCGTCTATGCGGGGCGGCTGTTCTCGGTCGTCCGGGCGGCGCCGCGGGATCCGCTGGCCTTCCGGTTCCTGGTCGCGGTGCTGCTCGCCTTCCTTCCGGCCGTCGTCGTGGGCGTCCTCGCGCACGGGTTCATCAAGACCGTCCTGTTCGAGACGCCCATCCTGATCGCGGTGATGCTGGTCGTCGGCGGGATCATCCTGCTGTTCGCCGACCGCATGGCGCCGGCGCCGCGCTACAACGACGTGATGGAGCTGCCGCTGAACGTCGCGCTGAAGATCGGCCTGTTCCAGTGCCTCGCGATGATCCCCGGCGTGTCGCGCTCGGGTTCTACCATCGTGGGGGCGCTGCTTCTGGGCACCGGCAAGCGGGCGGCGGCCGAGTTCTCGTTCTTCCTGTCGATGCCGACGATGGCGGGCGCCTTCGCCTACGACCTCTACAAGAACCGCGACGTCCTCGACCCCGGGGCGCTGGGCGAGATCGCCGTGGGGTTCGCGGCCGCGTTCATCTCGGGCGTGGTGGTGGTGCGCTGGGTACTCGGCTATGTCAGCCGGCATGGCTACGCACTCTTCGGCTGGTGGCGAATCATCGTGGGTTCTCTCGCCCTTGCGGCGCTGACGGCGGGTTGGGCGGGCGTTAGGTAA
- a CDS encoding complex I NDUFA9 subunit family protein: protein MSKLVTIYGGSGFVGRYIVRRMAKEGWRVRVAVRRPNDALFVKPYGVVGQVEPVFCNIRDDASVRAVMHGADAVINCVGILAESGRNRFQAVQAEGAARIARLAAEQGVQSLVHISAIGADADAASVYSRTKAAGEAGVLSAFPRAVILRPSVIFGPEDDFFNRFAKMARFSPVLPVVGGDTKFQPVFVDDVAQAAVAGATGRAAPGIYELGGPDVEPFRDLMKMMLRVIERRKLIVNVPFGVAHLLGGALDLVQKLTLGLISNGTLTRDQVRNLGRDNVVAPGARGLADLGIQPTALEAVLPEYLWSYRPSGQYASIKASAKNLRKT, encoded by the coding sequence ATGAGCAAGCTCGTGACGATCTATGGCGGTTCTGGCTTCGTCGGTCGCTACATCGTCCGGCGGATGGCGAAAGAGGGCTGGCGCGTGCGCGTGGCCGTCCGCCGTCCGAACGATGCGCTGTTCGTGAAGCCCTATGGCGTCGTAGGCCAGGTGGAGCCGGTGTTCTGCAACATCCGCGACGACGCCTCGGTGCGCGCCGTGATGCATGGCGCGGATGCGGTCATCAACTGCGTTGGGATCCTTGCCGAGAGCGGCCGGAACCGCTTCCAGGCGGTGCAGGCCGAGGGTGCGGCGCGCATCGCCCGCCTTGCGGCCGAGCAGGGGGTTCAGAGCCTCGTCCACATTTCCGCGATCGGGGCGGATGCCGATGCGGCCAGCGTCTACTCCCGCACCAAGGCGGCAGGCGAGGCGGGCGTGCTCTCGGCCTTCCCGCGCGCCGTGATCCTGCGGCCCTCGGTGATCTTCGGACCCGAGGATGACTTTTTCAACCGCTTCGCGAAGATGGCCCGGTTCAGCCCGGTGCTGCCGGTCGTCGGTGGCGACACGAAGTTCCAGCCGGTCTTCGTCGATGACGTGGCGCAGGCCGCGGTGGCGGGCGCGACCGGCCGCGCCGCGCCGGGCATCTACGAACTGGGTGGACCCGATGTTGAACCCTTCCGCGACCTCATGAAGATGATGCTGCGGGTGATCGAGCGCCGGAAGCTGATCGTGAACGTGCCCTTCGGCGTGGCCCATCTGCTCGGCGGTGCGCTCGATCTGGTGCAGAAGCTGACGCTGGGGCTGATCTCGAACGGCACGCTGACCCGCGATCAGGTGCGCAACCTCGGCCGTGACAATGTCGTGGCGCCGGGCGCGCGGGGGCTGGCCGATCTCGGCATCCAGCCGACGGCGCTCGAGGCGGTCCTGCCGGAATATCTCTGGAGCTACCGGCCCTCCGGCCAGTATGCCTCGATCAAGGCCTCGGCCAAGAACTTGCGGAAGACCTGA